A single region of the Myxococcales bacterium genome encodes:
- a CDS encoding adenylosuccinate lyase encodes MLSRYTPEDFAALWSPLKRYQAWFDVELAACKAMEDASLVPKGTAQSLEMLRDRLDPERIEAIERTTRHDVIAFLTHVEELGGKPARWLHRGMTSSDVLDTSLALLLTQAVDRLLLRSQALLDALKVRIEEHRHMPMIGRSHGIWAEPVTVGMVLAGHFAELARGHGDLQAARQHIAVGTLSGAVGTYSHLTPEIEQAALGMLGLRPETVATQVIPRDRHARLLFSLALIAAGIERLATNIRHWQRSEVGEAEEAFHKGQKGSSAMPHKRNPVLSENLCGLARLLRAAVIPSLENISLWHERDISHSSVERMLFPDTTSTLAFMLDRCRDVVVGLVVYEERAAQNLESTQGLWASEGLMLALVEKGLGRQEGYGMVQRNAMQAFENRTSFRQHILNDSDIRAHLSEQDIDAEFDVNELLRHVDTVIDRALGDAP; translated from the coding sequence ATGCTTTCCCGCTATACGCCCGAAGATTTCGCAGCGCTGTGGTCACCGCTGAAGCGTTATCAAGCATGGTTCGACGTCGAGTTGGCGGCATGTAAAGCCATGGAGGATGCATCTTTAGTCCCCAAAGGCACCGCGCAATCGTTGGAAATGCTAAGAGACCGGCTCGATCCCGAGCGCATCGAGGCCATCGAGCGCACCACGCGGCATGACGTGATCGCATTTTTGACCCATGTCGAGGAGTTGGGAGGGAAACCGGCGCGCTGGCTGCACCGCGGCATGACCTCCTCAGACGTTTTGGACACTTCGCTCGCGCTTCTTTTGACCCAAGCGGTCGATCGATTGCTGCTACGCAGCCAAGCGCTGCTCGATGCCCTCAAGGTCCGCATCGAAGAGCACCGGCATATGCCCATGATCGGTCGCTCGCACGGCATCTGGGCCGAGCCCGTAACAGTGGGGATGGTTCTTGCGGGGCATTTCGCAGAACTTGCGCGGGGGCATGGTGACCTACAGGCCGCGCGGCAACATATTGCCGTCGGAACACTTTCTGGCGCCGTCGGGACCTACAGTCATCTGACACCTGAGATTGAACAGGCTGCGCTCGGCATGCTTGGGCTTAGACCGGAAACTGTGGCAACCCAGGTGATTCCGCGCGACCGCCACGCTCGGCTCCTCTTTAGTCTCGCCCTCATAGCCGCGGGCATCGAACGCTTGGCCACCAACATCCGGCATTGGCAGCGCAGTGAAGTTGGTGAGGCTGAAGAGGCCTTTCACAAGGGGCAGAAAGGCTCAAGCGCGATGCCGCATAAGCGCAATCCCGTCCTCAGCGAGAACCTGTGTGGGTTGGCCCGCCTCTTGAGGGCCGCAGTGATCCCGAGCCTTGAGAACATCAGCTTATGGCACGAGCGCGACATCAGTCACTCCTCGGTCGAACGCATGCTCTTTCCGGATACAACGTCGACGTTGGCGTTCATGCTGGATCGATGCCGCGATGTTGTGGTGGGGCTCGTGGTGTACGAAGAACGTGCAGCGCAAAATCTAGAGAGCACCCAGGGATTATGGGCTAGTGAGGGACTCATGCTCGCGCTTGTGGAGAAGGGGCTCGGGCGTCAAGAGGGTTACGGTATGGTTCAACGCAACGCCATGCAGGCATTTGAGAACCGTACCTCGTTTAGACAACATATCTTGAACGATAGTGACATTCGTGCACATCTGTCTGAACAGGACATCGACGCCGAATTTGATGTTAATGAATTACTGAGACACGTTGATACCGTGATTGACCGTGCATTAGGAGATGCCCCGTGA
- a CDS encoding TolC family protein, giving the protein MPQAVSLADSVAEEGPHGQASAQPPADMGPRGLTLERVLFLALRNHETPLTAKQRAIAAEARVDRALALFMPTVSLLGTYTRRAFQTERVVGGERVIIQNHNALAASGTARLSLFNARSIPLYNQAKYERDAARWSEKDARRVFLGSVAKAFLLGLGTEQVMLAARQRVGFAKENEEQAKQRAELGLVSSNDVTRAELESSAARTQLSRSIVDFKQSRLELGNLITRPVKSPLLEPVRLLEQASGVHGNPGLMIKRALSVRADLRAARSQREALKASADEPSLRVLPSLGVVGQVRATNESGISGRNVDGYVGAELSWELWDGGSRSAEEEERDALAVIGDLDVRALARQLNVEVHSALVALRQGQETEEQARMTVASARRNGQEIMELYRQGLATALLVADANVQLFEAEVAHAQAKYGVAIALIDLRQAVGLDPLGRKLL; this is encoded by the coding sequence ATGCCTCAGGCGGTAAGCCTCGCCGATTCGGTGGCGGAAGAGGGGCCGCACGGCCAGGCATCAGCACAACCACCGGCGGATATGGGCCCTCGTGGATTAACCCTGGAGCGCGTGCTTTTTCTCGCGCTGAGGAACCATGAAACGCCATTGACTGCAAAGCAAAGAGCCATCGCCGCAGAAGCTCGGGTGGATCGTGCATTGGCCCTTTTTATGCCGACGGTATCGCTTTTAGGCACCTATACGCGCCGCGCTTTTCAGACAGAGCGGGTGGTGGGTGGAGAACGGGTCATTATTCAAAATCACAATGCCCTTGCCGCCAGCGGCACGGCAAGACTCTCGTTGTTCAATGCGCGCAGTATCCCACTGTACAATCAAGCGAAGTATGAACGAGATGCGGCGCGGTGGAGTGAGAAGGATGCCCGACGGGTGTTCTTGGGTAGTGTTGCAAAGGCTTTTTTGTTGGGTCTTGGAACAGAGCAAGTGATGCTCGCGGCGCGGCAGCGCGTCGGATTTGCGAAAGAAAACGAAGAACAAGCAAAGCAACGCGCGGAGCTCGGGCTGGTGAGCTCCAATGATGTCACCCGCGCTGAGCTTGAGTCGAGTGCGGCGCGCACCCAGCTTAGCCGTTCGATTGTCGACTTCAAGCAAAGCCGCCTTGAACTGGGGAATCTGATTACCCGGCCCGTCAAGTCCCCATTGCTTGAGCCAGTGCGTTTGCTAGAGCAGGCCTCGGGCGTGCACGGCAACCCGGGTCTCATGATTAAGCGCGCGCTCAGCGTGCGCGCCGATCTTCGCGCAGCGCGCAGTCAGCGCGAGGCGTTGAAAGCCTCGGCTGACGAGCCCTCGCTGCGAGTGTTGCCCAGTCTCGGCGTGGTGGGTCAGGTACGGGCCACCAACGAATCGGGAATCTCGGGGCGTAACGTCGACGGGTACGTGGGTGCAGAACTCAGTTGGGAACTCTGGGATGGTGGTTCCCGCAGCGCAGAGGAAGAGGAGCGCGATGCATTGGCCGTCATCGGCGACTTGGACGTTCGGGCCCTTGCGCGGCAGCTCAATGTCGAGGTGCACTCCGCGCTCGTGGCACTTCGGCAAGGGCAAGAAACTGAAGAACAGGCTCGCATGACCGTGGCATCCGCCAGACGCAACGGCCAAGAGATCATGGAGCTTTACCGACAGGGATTGGCGACCGCGCTTCTGGTTGCAGACGCCAACGTGCAACTGTTTGAGGCCGAAGTAGCCCACGCCCAGGCCAAGTACGGGGTGGCGATCGCGTTGATCGATCTACGCCAAGCGGTGGGCCTTGACCCGCTCGGGAGGAAACTTCTATGA
- a CDS encoding efflux RND transporter periplasmic adaptor subunit: MKARAIYLKSAALLLALSIGCPAERSKTAASKGKPRKVLSFPVEVKPLRARQVSYTITAVGSVEAYERVQITARVSGVVERVRFREGDTVSPGKVLAEIEPQKYALQVEAARAALAKSQAARAEAQAGLLRREAGLKKSPGLIPAEELETWRTKGQVSEADASAAQAELRQAALNLRDAYVRSPIAGTIETRSVETGQYVNPGSVLATLVQREPLLLRFQVTDQEASRLSNDMEVNFVTKDAKTSYRAKIVHVSQAADATSRLIPVVAEVDSANSDSLRPGTFAEVTVPIGAAQQALVVPQTAIRPSERGFIAYIVKDNIAHERILTLGMRTADGHVEIREGLNPGDLLVVRGAEALRDGVKVTVSR; the protein is encoded by the coding sequence ATGAAGGCGCGGGCGATTTATCTAAAGAGCGCCGCCTTGTTGCTGGCGCTATCTATAGGGTGCCCCGCTGAGAGATCCAAAACCGCGGCTTCCAAAGGTAAACCACGGAAAGTGTTGAGCTTTCCCGTGGAAGTGAAGCCCCTGCGGGCGCGGCAGGTCTCTTACACGATTACGGCGGTGGGATCAGTGGAGGCCTATGAGCGGGTCCAGATTACAGCCAGGGTTTCAGGCGTTGTCGAACGCGTGCGTTTTCGCGAAGGCGATACGGTGTCCCCCGGGAAGGTGCTGGCCGAAATAGAACCCCAGAAGTACGCGCTTCAGGTAGAAGCGGCGCGCGCCGCTTTGGCGAAGAGTCAGGCAGCTCGGGCCGAGGCTCAAGCAGGGCTTTTACGTCGTGAGGCAGGTCTCAAGAAATCCCCTGGCTTGATACCCGCCGAGGAGCTTGAAACTTGGCGGACGAAAGGACAGGTCTCAGAGGCCGATGCCTCCGCAGCCCAGGCCGAATTGCGACAGGCCGCTCTCAACCTGCGGGATGCATATGTTCGCTCCCCGATTGCCGGAACCATCGAGACGCGCAGTGTGGAAACCGGGCAATACGTCAACCCCGGCAGCGTCCTGGCCACGTTGGTCCAGCGGGAGCCTCTCTTACTGCGTTTCCAAGTCACAGATCAAGAGGCCTCCCGGCTTTCAAACGACATGGAAGTGAACTTCGTGACCAAGGACGCGAAGACCAGTTACCGCGCGAAAATTGTACACGTGTCGCAAGCGGCAGATGCGACCTCGCGGCTGATACCGGTGGTGGCCGAGGTCGACAGCGCCAACTCGGACTCATTACGGCCTGGCACCTTTGCCGAAGTCACAGTGCCGATTGGCGCCGCGCAACAAGCGTTGGTCGTGCCACAAACCGCGATTCGGCCAAGCGAGCGCGGCTTTATAGCTTATATCGTTAAGGATAATATCGCCCATGAACGCATACTCACCCTCGGCATGCGCACAGCAGATGGGCACGTAGAGATTCGTGAGGGCCTGAATCCCGGGGATCTGCTAGTCGTTCGTGGGGCAGAGGCGCTGCGAGATGGGGTGAAGGTGACGGTTTCTCGCTAG